One stretch of Pseudoxanthomonas sp. Root65 DNA includes these proteins:
- a CDS encoding DNA-deoxyinosine glycosylase: protein MDEVLTGLPPVVAPDCHVLVLGSMPGAASLQAARYYAHPRNRFWPVMAALTGVAVEAPYEERLAASQRAGIGLWDVIGECRRAGSLDSAIVRGSERPNPVAGLVHGLAALRGIALNGGTAASLFRRHIQPQLDDAWTQRVQIIALPSTSPAHAAMDLARLREAWDVLRPLLPASTVRGASRRTQP from the coding sequence ATGGATGAGGTGCTGACCGGGCTGCCGCCGGTGGTGGCGCCCGACTGTCACGTGCTGGTGCTGGGCTCGATGCCGGGTGCGGCGTCGCTGCAGGCGGCCCGCTACTACGCCCATCCGCGCAACCGGTTCTGGCCGGTGATGGCCGCGCTGACCGGCGTCGCGGTGGAAGCGCCTTACGAGGAACGGCTGGCAGCGTCGCAGCGGGCCGGCATTGGCCTGTGGGATGTGATCGGCGAATGCCGCCGTGCCGGCAGCCTGGACAGTGCGATCGTCCGCGGCAGCGAACGGCCCAACCCGGTTGCCGGTCTCGTGCACGGACTTGCCGCCCTGCGCGGCATCGCCCTCAACGGCGGCACCGCGGCGTCGCTGTTCCGGCGGCATATCCAGCCGCAATTGGATGACGCCTGGACGCAGCGCGTGCAGATCATCGCGTTGCCCTCGACCAGCCCGGCACACGCGGCGATGGACCTCGCGCGGCTGCGCGAGGCCTGGGATGTGCTGCGGCCGCTGCTGCCGGCCTCAACCGTGCGCGGGGCGAGCCGGCGTACGCAGCCGTAG
- a CDS encoding dihydrolipoyllysine-residue acetyltransferase encodes MSDIKEAKVPDIGDYDGVPVIEILVAVGDTVKKDQGLVTLESDKATMEVPSAFSGVVKEIKVKLGDEIAEGAVVALIEVSEGAAEAKPAAAPAPTATAETGAKVEPVAVSPTPDKIAQREIAQERAAPSVAPAASRVLDDKPGIDPEASPPRSPPVEFNADRVLPEKVAYASPAVRLFARELGVDLHQVTGSERGGRISKEDVQKYVKAALAGGMAAPAAAGAPAAAGGGLNLLPWPKVDFSKFGETEVVQLSRIKKISGANLARNWAMIPHVTQHDHADITDLEALRVALNKENEKAGIKLTMLAFLMKASVSALKKFPDFNASLDASGENLTLKKYFHVGFAADTPNGLVVPVVRDVDKKGVNEIAQESGELAKKAREGKLGPAEMSGGCFSISSLGGIGGVAFTPIVNAPEVAILGVSKSSIQPVWDGKQFQPRLMLPLSLSYDHRVIDGAAAARFTAYLAQLLGDLRRVLL; translated from the coding sequence ATGTCCGACATCAAGGAAGCCAAGGTCCCCGACATCGGTGACTACGACGGCGTACCGGTGATCGAAATCCTGGTGGCCGTGGGCGACACGGTGAAGAAGGACCAGGGCCTGGTGACGCTGGAATCGGACAAGGCCACGATGGAAGTGCCATCCGCGTTCTCCGGCGTGGTGAAGGAGATCAAGGTCAAGCTGGGCGACGAGATCGCCGAGGGCGCCGTCGTTGCGCTGATCGAAGTGAGCGAAGGCGCGGCCGAAGCCAAGCCTGCCGCCGCGCCCGCGCCGACCGCCACCGCCGAAACCGGCGCCAAGGTCGAGCCGGTCGCGGTCTCGCCGACCCCCGACAAGATCGCCCAGCGCGAGATCGCGCAGGAGCGCGCCGCACCGTCCGTGGCCCCGGCTGCCTCGCGCGTGCTGGACGACAAGCCCGGCATCGATCCGGAAGCCTCGCCGCCGCGCTCGCCGCCGGTCGAGTTCAACGCCGACCGCGTGCTGCCGGAAAAGGTCGCCTACGCCAGCCCCGCCGTGCGCCTGTTCGCCCGCGAGCTGGGTGTGGACCTGCACCAGGTGACGGGCAGCGAACGCGGTGGCCGCATCAGCAAGGAAGACGTGCAGAAGTACGTCAAGGCCGCGCTGGCCGGTGGTATGGCCGCGCCCGCCGCTGCAGGCGCACCGGCCGCCGCCGGTGGTGGCCTCAACCTGCTGCCGTGGCCGAAGGTCGACTTCAGCAAGTTCGGCGAGACCGAAGTCGTCCAGCTGTCGCGCATCAAGAAGATTTCCGGCGCCAACCTGGCGCGCAACTGGGCGATGATCCCGCACGTCACCCAGCACGACCACGCCGACATCACCGACCTGGAAGCGCTGCGTGTGGCGCTGAACAAGGAAAACGAAAAGGCCGGCATCAAGCTGACCATGCTCGCCTTCCTGATGAAGGCCAGCGTCTCGGCACTGAAGAAGTTCCCCGACTTCAACGCCTCGCTCGATGCCAGTGGCGAGAACCTGACGCTGAAGAAATACTTCCACGTCGGCTTTGCCGCCGACACGCCGAACGGACTGGTGGTGCCGGTCGTCCGCGACGTCGACAAGAAGGGCGTCAACGAGATCGCGCAGGAAAGCGGCGAACTGGCCAAGAAGGCGCGCGAAGGCAAGCTCGGTCCGGCCGAGATGTCGGGCGGATGCTTCTCGATCTCCTCGCTGGGCGGCATCGGCGGCGTGGCGTTCACGCCCATCGTCAATGCGCCGGAAGTCGCCATCCTCGGCGTGTCCAAGTCGTCGATCCAGCCGGTCTGGGACGGCAAGCAGTTCCAGCCGCGCCTGATGCTGCCGCTGTCGCTGAGCTACGACCACCGCGTGATCGACGGCGCGGCCGCCGCGCGCTTCACCGCCTATCTCGCCCAGTTGCTCGGCGACCTGCGCCGCGTGCTGCTGTAA